A genomic stretch from Streptomyces sp. QL37 includes:
- a CDS encoding serine hydrolase domain-containing protein, with translation MTTDRRTGEDGPTVHGEVRDGFEGVRDAFAQVVREQPEPTGQQLAVYRNGECLVDLWAGPETQGSSLTGVFSVSKGAVYLVVAMLVQDGVLDLDRPVASYWPEFGQAGKDRITLRQLLAHQAGVVGADEVFTVEELADDRLMAGRLAAQAPYWEPGTAFGYHGLVIGALTGEVVRRATGRSQQDWWEQRVRSPYGLDFYLGLPEELEPRYLPVLPAVPGPGETVEEENPLRDIAFSTAYMPDLSVFPNFRLTRALGQGAAGGVASARGMAGAYAAAIGVLDDRPALLSAETVEAFTQVHSEGIDRVGGGENSFALGFHPLGRRYPVLGPDAFGHGGAAGAQAFASPRLGIGYGYGRSRFALGDSAEKENILLIDEVVRAIDRTAA, from the coding sequence TTGACGACGGATCGCAGGACCGGCGAGGACGGACCGACGGTGCACGGAGAGGTGCGCGACGGGTTCGAAGGGGTACGCGACGCCTTCGCACAGGTGGTACGGGAACAGCCGGAGCCCACGGGACAGCAGTTGGCGGTGTACCGGAACGGGGAGTGCCTGGTCGACCTCTGGGCCGGGCCGGAGACGCAGGGGTCCAGCCTCACGGGCGTGTTCTCGGTGAGCAAGGGGGCCGTCTACCTCGTCGTGGCGATGCTCGTGCAGGACGGCGTCCTCGACCTGGACCGCCCCGTGGCCTCCTACTGGCCCGAGTTCGGCCAGGCCGGCAAGGACCGGATCACGCTGCGCCAGCTGCTCGCCCACCAGGCGGGGGTGGTCGGCGCCGACGAGGTGTTCACCGTCGAGGAGCTGGCCGACGACCGGTTGATGGCCGGACGGCTCGCGGCCCAGGCCCCCTACTGGGAGCCCGGCACCGCCTTCGGCTACCACGGACTCGTCATAGGCGCCCTCACGGGTGAGGTCGTCCGCAGGGCCACCGGACGCAGCCAGCAGGACTGGTGGGAGCAGCGGGTGCGCTCCCCGTACGGTCTCGACTTCTACCTGGGGCTGCCGGAGGAGCTGGAACCCCGCTACCTGCCCGTGCTGCCCGCCGTGCCGGGGCCGGGAGAGACGGTGGAGGAGGAGAACCCGCTGCGGGACATCGCCTTCAGCACCGCGTACATGCCGGACCTGTCCGTCTTCCCGAACTTCCGGCTGACGAGGGCGCTCGGCCAGGGAGCGGCGGGAGGCGTCGCCTCCGCCCGGGGGATGGCCGGGGCCTACGCGGCGGCGATCGGTGTCCTGGACGACCGGCCGGCGCTTCTCTCCGCCGAGACCGTCGAGGCGTTCACCCAGGTCCACTCCGAGGGCATCGACCGGGTGGGCGGCGGGGAGAACAGCTTCGCCCTGGGGTTCCATCCCCTCGGCCGGCGGTACCCGGTCCTCGGTCCGGACGCCTTCGGGCACGGAGGCGCGGCCGGCGCCCAGGCGTTCGCGAGCCCGCGCCTCGGGATCGGATACGGATACGGCCGGAGCAGGTTCGCGCTCGGGGACAGCGCGGAGAAGGAGAACATCCTGCTGATCGACGAGGTGGTCAGGGCGATCGACCGCACCGCCGCGTAG
- a CDS encoding BTAD domain-containing putative transcriptional regulator has translation MEEEGAGRGTAAGGLCFRILGPLEAAVGGERLLLSGVVQERVLSMLLLEAGRVVPMPRLVEAAWEEDPPATASHQVRKAVSDLRRRLPGDGIVVTDSSGYRIVVPPGQLDLLEFDARIRAVEQDLRDDRRQEAVAGLEAALGLWRGSVLSGQGGSVIEAAATALEERRLVATEELYDLRLALGLSGELVAGLRMLVSAHPLREPFRSQLMLALYRTGRKAEALNEYGQVREFLAEELGVDPGPPLTMLYEGILRDEPGLVLPRQESAPAPGEHPAPPVRVCTLPQPLADFTGRARELAELLSCVDAADRQDGSDSRSARVVAVDGMGGSGKTSLAVWAAHRLADRFPDGQLHVDLRGFTPGEQPPVPPGTALHHLLRSLGVDDDQIPSDTEARANLWRATVAGRRLLLLLDNAAHVDQVTPLLAASPGCLVLITSRSRLLDLDGVSWVSVGLMTPQDSAALVAATLGADRVEAEPESAAELAELCGHLPLALRIATARLRNRSSWTLRYLAERLRDETRRLDELRSPQRSVSATLHLSYMALDEPQRAAFRTLGLHPSTGVDVHSAAALLGTGPHDAESTLEVLLDMRLVQQPQVGIYTLHDLVRSFARSLCGPATAQQDAAVVERLLGYYLTATDVACQILFPGREQRGTGIPAYDGSMPPCQDAESARAWFDREHSGLLAAVSLAELHGLPRHTVCLTRNLSFHLNARGQFDDLWNICRSALVAARGLDDPQLLCVTLSNVGVACWKVGRFADGLEAAQEARDIAVSLGDRHIQAHSESTIGLLASMLGRYEEALTLLSEAVTRSAKLGASRSEAEGLSTLSTLYEKWGRYTEAADTARRALEISRSIGYHGNLVMSLTDLAFAQVGLGQLEEADENLAQARLLSELRTAPGDVGLVLALSAKVAYLRGRAADAEGLALRALELVRTGATPVRLAEVENIIGHLRCALGDHEAALVLHRHARKAAVDMGFCSEEASALAGIARAEEALGDREAAGGHRAEADRLYAFMGVRNPQTVFA, from the coding sequence ATGGAAGAAGAAGGCGCGGGAAGAGGGACGGCGGCCGGAGGGCTGTGCTTCCGGATCCTCGGACCACTGGAGGCAGCCGTCGGCGGGGAGAGGCTCCTGCTGTCCGGCGTGGTGCAGGAGCGGGTGCTGTCCATGCTGCTCCTGGAGGCCGGCCGGGTCGTGCCCATGCCCCGGCTCGTCGAGGCGGCCTGGGAGGAGGACCCGCCGGCGACCGCCTCCCACCAGGTCCGTAAGGCCGTCTCCGACCTGCGCCGCCGCCTCCCCGGCGACGGGATCGTCGTCACCGACAGCAGTGGCTACCGCATCGTCGTGCCCCCGGGGCAGTTGGACCTGCTGGAGTTCGACGCCCGGATCCGGGCCGTCGAACAGGACCTGCGCGACGACCGGCGGCAGGAGGCCGTCGCCGGACTCGAGGCCGCACTCGGGCTCTGGCGCGGGTCCGTCCTCTCCGGCCAGGGCGGCTCCGTCATCGAGGCGGCGGCCACCGCCCTGGAGGAACGCCGGCTGGTGGCCACGGAGGAGCTCTACGACCTGCGGCTGGCACTCGGCCTCAGCGGTGAACTCGTCGCCGGCCTGCGCATGCTGGTTTCCGCCCACCCGCTGCGCGAGCCCTTCCGCAGCCAGCTCATGCTCGCCCTCTACCGCACCGGGCGGAAGGCCGAGGCACTCAACGAGTACGGCCAGGTACGTGAGTTCCTCGCGGAGGAGCTGGGCGTCGATCCGGGCCCGCCGCTGACCATGCTCTACGAGGGGATCCTGCGCGACGAGCCCGGGCTGGTGCTGCCGAGGCAGGAGTCGGCGCCCGCCCCCGGCGAACACCCCGCCCCGCCCGTCCGGGTCTGCACCCTGCCCCAGCCGCTGGCCGACTTCACCGGCCGGGCCAGGGAACTCGCCGAACTCCTGAGCTGCGTTGACGCGGCCGACCGGCAGGACGGCTCCGACAGCAGGTCCGCCCGGGTCGTGGCCGTCGACGGCATGGGCGGATCCGGGAAGACCTCGCTCGCGGTGTGGGCCGCACACCGGCTCGCCGACCGGTTCCCCGACGGGCAGCTCCACGTGGACCTGCGCGGGTTCACCCCGGGCGAGCAGCCTCCGGTCCCGCCCGGCACCGCGCTGCACCACCTGCTGCGCTCGCTGGGCGTGGACGACGACCAGATCCCCAGCGACACGGAGGCCAGGGCCAACCTCTGGCGGGCCACGGTCGCCGGGCGACGGCTGCTGCTGCTCCTCGACAACGCCGCCCATGTGGACCAGGTGACTCCGCTGCTGGCCGCTTCCCCCGGCTGCCTGGTCCTGATCACCAGCCGCTCCCGCCTCCTGGACCTCGACGGGGTCAGCTGGGTCTCCGTCGGTCTGATGACACCGCAGGACAGCGCCGCCCTCGTCGCGGCGACCCTGGGGGCTGACAGGGTCGAGGCCGAGCCGGAGTCGGCGGCGGAACTGGCCGAGCTCTGCGGCCACCTGCCGCTGGCCCTGCGCATCGCCACCGCCCGGCTGCGCAACCGGTCCTCGTGGACCCTGCGCTACCTCGCCGAACGGCTCCGCGACGAGACCCGCAGGCTCGACGAACTGCGCTCCCCGCAGCGCAGCGTCTCCGCGACGCTGCACCTGTCGTACATGGCGCTGGACGAGCCCCAGCGTGCGGCCTTCCGCACCCTCGGACTCCACCCGAGCACCGGAGTCGACGTCCACTCGGCTGCCGCCCTGCTGGGCACCGGGCCCCATGACGCCGAGTCGACCCTGGAGGTCCTGCTGGACATGCGGCTGGTGCAGCAGCCGCAGGTGGGCATCTACACCCTGCACGACCTGGTACGCAGCTTCGCCCGCAGCCTCTGCGGCCCGGCGACCGCGCAGCAGGACGCGGCGGTGGTGGAGCGGCTGCTCGGCTACTACCTCACGGCGACGGACGTGGCCTGCCAGATCCTCTTCCCGGGACGCGAGCAGCGCGGCACCGGCATTCCGGCGTACGACGGCAGCATGCCGCCCTGCCAGGACGCCGAGTCCGCCCGTGCCTGGTTCGACCGTGAGCACAGCGGACTGCTGGCCGCCGTCTCGCTGGCGGAGCTGCACGGCCTGCCCCGCCACACCGTCTGCCTCACCCGTAACCTCAGCTTCCATCTGAACGCCCGCGGGCAGTTCGACGACCTGTGGAATATCTGCCGGAGCGCACTGGTGGCCGCCCGCGGTCTGGACGATCCCCAACTGCTCTGCGTCACCCTGTCGAACGTCGGGGTGGCCTGCTGGAAGGTGGGCAGATTCGCCGACGGCCTGGAGGCCGCGCAGGAGGCCCGGGACATCGCCGTGAGCCTCGGCGACCGGCACATCCAGGCACACAGCGAATCGACCATCGGACTCCTCGCCTCGATGCTCGGCCGGTACGAGGAGGCGCTGACCCTGCTGAGCGAGGCCGTCACCCGCTCCGCGAAGCTGGGCGCCAGCCGCTCCGAGGCGGAGGGGCTGTCCACGCTGAGCACGCTGTACGAGAAGTGGGGCCGGTACACGGAGGCAGCCGACACGGCCCGGCGGGCCCTGGAGATCAGCCGGTCCATCGGCTACCACGGCAACCTGGTCATGTCGCTGACGGATCTGGCCTTCGCCCAGGTGGGGCTGGGACAGCTGGAGGAGGCGGACGAGAACCTGGCGCAGGCGCGGCTGCTGAGCGAACTGCGTACGGCGCCGGGGGATGTGGGACTGGTGCTCGCGCTGTCCGCGAAGGTGGCGTACCTGCGAGGGAGGGCCGCCGACGCCGAGGGACTCGCTCTGCGTGCCCTGGAACTGGTCCGTACGGGGGCGACGCCGGTACGGCTGGCGGAGGTGGAGAACATCATCGGCCATCTGCGGTGCGCGCTGGGGGACCACGAGGCTGCCCTGGTCCTTCACCGCCACGCCCGTAAGGCGGCCGTGGACATGGGTTTCTGCTCGGAGGAGGCGTCCGCGCTGGCCGGTATCGCCCGGGCGGAGGAAGCTCTCGGCGACCGGGAGGCCGCCGGAGGGCACCGGGCCGAGGCCGACCGCCTCTACGCCTTCATGGGTGTCCGCAATCCGCAGACCGTGTTCGCCTGA
- a CDS encoding M20 family metallopeptidase, with product MSGRPTDGLLDDARSLQDDLVRLRRTLHARPEVGLDLPYTQDAVLDALDGLGLEITTGRRLSSVTAVLRGARPGPTVLLRGDMDALPVTELTGLDFASGNGAMHACGHDLHTAMLAGAAQLLAHHRDRLAGDVVLMFQPGEEGYDGARHMLDEGVLDASGSRPTAAYALHVTASGRPSGRFSARGGPTMAAVDNLTVTVRGTGGHGAMPHSAKDPVPVACEMVVALQTRVTRAFDVFDPVVVTTGSFHAGTQNNIIPDTAVFETTVRTFSPEARARAEQALAEVCHGVAAAHGVEADVRWRPLYPVTVNDEAAVDTVTRTVGELFGVDGYETLPRPMTGSEDFSRVVDEVPGAMVFLGATTPGADPLTAPDNHSPRADFDESVLSSGAAVYAALAAAHLHAPRPTAPHDPSGQAGSRTRRT from the coding sequence ATGAGCGGCCGCCCGACCGACGGTCTGCTGGACGACGCGCGGAGCCTCCAGGACGACCTGGTCCGGCTGCGGCGGACCCTCCATGCCCGGCCCGAGGTGGGCCTGGACCTGCCGTACACCCAGGACGCCGTGCTGGACGCCCTGGACGGGCTGGGACTGGAGATCACCACCGGACGGCGGCTCAGTTCGGTGACCGCGGTGCTGCGGGGCGCCCGGCCCGGCCCGACGGTGCTGCTCCGCGGCGACATGGACGCCCTGCCGGTGACCGAGCTCACCGGGCTGGACTTCGCCTCGGGCAACGGCGCCATGCATGCGTGCGGACACGATCTGCACACCGCGATGCTGGCCGGGGCCGCCCAGCTGCTCGCCCACCACCGGGACCGGCTGGCCGGTGACGTCGTCCTGATGTTCCAGCCCGGCGAAGAGGGATACGACGGGGCACGCCACATGCTCGACGAAGGTGTCCTGGACGCGTCGGGGAGCCGGCCGACAGCCGCCTACGCCCTGCATGTCACCGCTTCCGGGCGGCCGTCGGGCAGATTCAGTGCCCGCGGCGGGCCGACCATGGCCGCGGTCGACAACCTGACCGTCACGGTCCGCGGGACCGGCGGTCACGGGGCGATGCCGCACTCGGCGAAGGACCCCGTGCCGGTGGCCTGCGAGATGGTCGTCGCCCTGCAGACCCGGGTCACCCGGGCGTTCGACGTCTTCGACCCCGTCGTGGTGACGACGGGTTCCTTCCACGCCGGGACGCAGAACAACATCATCCCGGACACCGCCGTATTCGAGACCACGGTCCGCACCTTCTCCCCGGAGGCCCGGGCCCGCGCCGAACAGGCCCTGGCCGAGGTCTGCCACGGGGTGGCCGCGGCACACGGGGTGGAGGCCGACGTGCGGTGGCGGCCCCTCTACCCCGTGACCGTCAACGACGAGGCGGCGGTGGACACCGTGACCCGTACCGTCGGCGAACTGTTCGGGGTGGACGGCTACGAGACGCTGCCCCGGCCGATGACCGGCTCCGAGGACTTCTCCCGGGTCGTCGACGAGGTGCCCGGGGCCATGGTGTTCCTCGGCGCCACCACGCCCGGGGCCGACCCCCTCACCGCCCCCGACAACCACTCCCCCCGCGCGGACTTCGACGAGTCCGTGCTCTCCTCCGGGGCAGCCGTCTACGCGGCGCTGGCCGCCGCGCACCTGCACGCCCCCCGCCCGACAGCACCCCACGACCCCTCCGGCCAGGCCGGATCACGAACGAGGCGAACCTGA
- a CDS encoding PEP/pyruvate-binding domain-containing protein, protein MILTGPEIERERTNGRITIEPFTPEQVNPNSYNFRLGTTLRTYANMPLDARRTNDFEEIEISDDGYVLEPGRLYLAHTIEVLGSEHYAPTFAARSSVARLGLFINLSASLGDIGYTGQWTLQLYTMNRVRVYPGISIGQMMWWRPQGEIVLYDGKYQGSAGPRSSDIHVDFDKQFARQRFPGLGASFDPDEVGPKFAQLAASSHDFRVPAAFCVPAGEFTDALTDAQNAALADAFTDLKATVGAFFTDSAAKIQKVGAEVRMPEQARKLLAARLGEMFPPSGGAEAELAVRSSGLDEDTEGSSLAGIHTSVLGVTGVDAAVEAVEACWRSHYEAPAVAARIRAGRFSPAPRLAVLVQRLVRPDFAGVAFTGLDGDAGRVTVEYVEGLADELVAGVAVPRRTDSDVLAAGTGRDAAEHEMLRQVVDLVRRLRASRGHDVDVEWAADTEGVHLVQVRPLTASREVARRSAEPVTEAHRLYADDLPAGFGLGAVAAVYSGYTAKRGPAHRLAHEHGVSTGAGWVLRFNGLGLHGHEGAAAVRDMLAGGTGECVLDFGENLRQIVVPKEEVPRQLAVTTGAAGDGTDLHTVIVRDFIRGELGVISRRTAAGGLVVEYTEEGLMALNRGTAGGEAIVVEDVAAALGGAGGPDWPGAGAALRPHLGELARFTAAMHAVHGPVTLEWVFDGGVLYFVDHSVLGDDDVTVAHGEVCISPGTARGPLLRLDDDAVLRRLSIGPAVSIDKSKDVTEHEGLGRILDLVTSYDEKPVISAARPYAVLSVLIEHVAGFVFDQGSALGHLAILLREAGIPAVTADGIEGAEAVISDGTVATTGRKGERA, encoded by the coding sequence ATGATTCTCACCGGGCCGGAAATCGAGAGAGAACGAACGAACGGCCGCATCACGATCGAGCCGTTCACGCCGGAGCAGGTGAATCCGAACAGCTACAACTTCCGTCTCGGCACCACGCTGCGCACCTACGCGAACATGCCGCTGGACGCCCGGCGGACCAACGACTTCGAAGAGATCGAGATCTCCGACGACGGTTACGTCCTGGAGCCCGGCAGGCTCTATCTCGCGCACACCATCGAGGTGTTGGGAAGCGAGCACTACGCGCCCACCTTCGCGGCGCGCTCCTCGGTCGCCAGGCTCGGCCTCTTCATCAACCTCTCCGCGAGCCTGGGCGACATCGGGTACACCGGCCAGTGGACCCTGCAGCTGTACACGATGAACAGGGTCCGGGTGTATCCCGGCATCAGCATCGGCCAGATGATGTGGTGGCGGCCGCAGGGCGAGATCGTCCTCTACGACGGCAAGTACCAGGGATCGGCGGGCCCCCGCTCCAGCGACATCCACGTCGACTTCGACAAGCAGTTCGCCCGCCAGCGCTTCCCGGGGCTCGGCGCCAGCTTCGACCCCGACGAGGTGGGGCCCAAGTTCGCCCAGCTCGCCGCGTCCAGCCACGACTTCCGGGTGCCGGCCGCCTTCTGTGTACCCGCGGGTGAGTTCACCGACGCGCTCACCGACGCACAGAACGCGGCACTGGCCGACGCCTTCACCGATCTCAAGGCCACGGTCGGAGCCTTCTTCACCGACTCCGCGGCGAAGATCCAGAAGGTCGGTGCCGAGGTCCGGATGCCCGAGCAGGCCAGGAAGCTGCTGGCCGCACGGCTGGGCGAGATGTTCCCGCCGTCCGGTGGCGCGGAGGCCGAACTGGCCGTCCGCTCCTCGGGGCTGGACGAGGACACCGAGGGCTCCAGCCTCGCCGGGATCCACACGTCCGTCCTCGGGGTCACCGGTGTGGACGCCGCCGTCGAGGCCGTCGAGGCGTGCTGGCGCTCGCACTACGAGGCCCCGGCCGTCGCGGCCCGCATCCGGGCGGGCCGGTTCTCCCCCGCACCACGCCTCGCCGTCCTCGTGCAGCGGCTCGTCCGCCCGGACTTCGCCGGGGTGGCGTTCACCGGCCTCGACGGCGACGCCGGCCGTGTCACCGTCGAGTACGTCGAGGGGCTCGCCGACGAGCTCGTGGCCGGCGTCGCCGTGCCCCGGCGTACCGACTCGGACGTCCTGGCCGCCGGGACCGGCCGGGACGCGGCCGAGCACGAGATGCTCCGTCAGGTCGTGGACCTCGTGCGCCGGCTGCGCGCGAGCCGCGGGCACGACGTGGATGTCGAGTGGGCCGCCGACACCGAAGGCGTTCACCTCGTGCAGGTCCGCCCGCTCACCGCGTCCCGCGAGGTGGCCCGCCGCTCCGCCGAGCCGGTCACCGAGGCGCACCGGCTCTACGCCGACGACCTCCCCGCCGGCTTCGGTCTGGGCGCGGTGGCCGCCGTGTACAGCGGGTACACCGCCAAGCGCGGGCCCGCGCACCGGCTGGCCCACGAGCACGGGGTGTCCACCGGCGCGGGCTGGGTTCTGCGCTTCAACGGCCTGGGCCTGCACGGGCACGAGGGCGCGGCGGCCGTGCGCGACATGCTCGCGGGCGGCACCGGGGAATGCGTCCTCGACTTCGGGGAGAACCTGCGGCAGATCGTGGTGCCCAAGGAGGAGGTGCCGCGCCAGCTCGCCGTGACCACCGGGGCCGCGGGGGACGGCACGGACCTGCACACGGTGATCGTGCGGGACTTCATCCGCGGCGAACTCGGCGTGATATCGCGGCGGACGGCCGCGGGAGGGCTGGTCGTCGAGTACACCGAGGAGGGCCTGATGGCCCTGAACCGGGGAACGGCGGGCGGCGAGGCGATCGTCGTCGAGGACGTGGCGGCGGCTCTCGGCGGGGCGGGCGGGCCGGACTGGCCGGGCGCCGGCGCCGCCCTGCGCCCGCACCTCGGCGAACTCGCACGGTTCACGGCGGCCATGCACGCCGTGCACGGCCCCGTGACGCTGGAATGGGTCTTCGACGGGGGCGTCCTGTACTTCGTCGACCACTCGGTCCTCGGCGACGACGACGTGACGGTCGCGCACGGGGAGGTCTGCATCTCACCGGGTACCGCCCGGGGGCCGCTCCTGCGCCTCGACGACGACGCCGTACTGCGGCGTCTCTCCATCGGTCCGGCCGTGTCCATCGACAAGTCCAAGGACGTCACCGAGCACGAGGGGCTGGGCCGGATCCTCGACCTGGTCACCTCGTACGACGAGAAGCCCGTGATCAGCGCCGCACGGCCGTACGCGGTGCTCTCCGTCCTCATCGAGCACGTGGCCGGGTTCGTCTTCGACCAGGGCTCCGCCCTGGGGCACCTGGCGATCCTGCTGCGCGAGGCCGGGATTCCCGCGGTGACCGCCGACGGGATCGAGGGGGCCGAAGCAGTGATCAGTGATGGCACGGTCGCGACGACCGGCCGCAAGGGAGAA
- a CDS encoding LuxR C-terminal-related transcriptional regulator, producing MAVRELHDMGLLRGGQDEGLRAVAPEEAVASVVGPLDREIRTRRALAEERRASIMSFLPVFQSSQYSQERESKFEVLEELEQVRTVIADLAVRARTEILTAQPGGPRGEDTLKEAEPRDRGVLDRGVRMRILYQHTARSSPATAAYIAHLSQLGAHIRTTDDHFSRLLVFDAETAIISLPRNPQGAVVVREPHLVAFIVETYERLWLAAERCAPATGVRSEVAGDIRQAIVRLLVEGMTDASIANRLGMSVRTCRRHIADVMEELGAQSRFQAGYLLTAAAGRTGEIPAWEESRP from the coding sequence ATGGCCGTTCGAGAACTTCACGACATGGGGCTGCTGCGTGGTGGTCAGGACGAAGGACTTCGGGCCGTGGCGCCGGAGGAGGCCGTGGCCTCCGTCGTAGGTCCCCTCGACCGTGAGATACGCACCCGTCGCGCGCTCGCGGAGGAGAGACGGGCGTCGATCATGTCCTTCCTGCCGGTGTTCCAGTCGAGCCAGTACTCCCAGGAGAGGGAGAGCAAGTTCGAGGTCCTGGAGGAGCTCGAACAGGTCCGCACGGTCATCGCCGATCTGGCCGTGCGGGCCCGCACCGAGATCCTCACGGCCCAGCCGGGCGGCCCCCGTGGCGAGGACACCCTCAAGGAGGCGGAGCCCCGCGATCGGGGAGTGCTGGACCGGGGCGTGCGGATGCGTATCCTCTACCAGCACACGGCCCGGTCCAGCCCGGCCACGGCCGCGTACATCGCCCATCTCTCGCAGCTGGGCGCGCACATACGGACCACCGACGACCACTTCAGCCGTCTCCTCGTCTTCGACGCGGAGACAGCGATCATCTCCCTGCCCAGGAACCCCCAGGGCGCAGTGGTGGTCCGCGAGCCGCACCTGGTGGCCTTCATCGTGGAGACCTACGAGCGGCTGTGGCTGGCGGCCGAACGCTGTGCCCCGGCCACCGGTGTCCGGAGCGAGGTCGCCGGCGACATCCGGCAGGCCATCGTCCGTCTCCTGGTCGAAGGGATGACGGACGCCTCCATCGCCAACCGCCTGGGCATGTCCGTCCGTACGTGCCGGCGTCACATCGCCGATGTCATGGAGGAACTGGGCGCGCAGAGCCGCTTCCAGGCCGGCTACCTGCTGACGGCGGCGGCCGGCCGGACCGGTGAGATCCCTGCCTGGGAGGAGTCGCGCCCGTGA